From the genome of Mesotoga infera, one region includes:
- a CDS encoding ABC transporter permease → MSKRFSVNEQLKVNLLINFLSKYDKYLMLLIFVAISAFMSNKFFTPENLTNLLKQNAAIGIVAFGELLVILTGGIDLSVGAIASLSGIVVASFLSGGMAWPLASLLAIGVGGLAGLANGLAVTVAKITPFIVTLATMTIYQGMGLLLSKGRQVFFKNPDFLKMGREYLIGVPVMAWIWLAIALVVALFLGKTIMGRFIRGIGGNKEAVRLAGISTIVNETMAYTISGLLCGVAGVVMTSRLTLGTNVMGQGWELIAIASVMVGGGNFIGGIGSVGGTVVGVIILGLIGNIMNLLGISIYWQQIIRGLIILLAVFSSSRKRQGAVS, encoded by the coding sequence ATGTCGAAACGATTTTCGGTGAATGAACAGCTTAAAGTGAATCTCCTGATCAACTTTCTTTCAAAGTACGACAAGTATCTTATGTTACTAATATTCGTTGCGATATCTGCATTCATGTCCAACAAATTCTTCACACCGGAGAACCTCACCAACCTTCTGAAGCAGAATGCGGCGATCGGAATCGTAGCCTTTGGAGAACTTCTGGTTATTCTTACCGGAGGAATCGACCTGTCGGTTGGAGCTATCGCCTCTCTTTCAGGGATTGTAGTGGCTAGTTTTCTCAGTGGAGGCATGGCCTGGCCGTTGGCCTCTCTTCTTGCGATAGGCGTAGGCGGGCTGGCCGGTTTAGCCAACGGCCTGGCAGTTACGGTGGCGAAGATTACTCCATTCATTGTGACTCTTGCGACAATGACGATTTATCAGGGCATGGGTCTGCTTCTCTCAAAGGGAAGACAAGTGTTCTTCAAGAACCCGGACTTTCTGAAGATGGGAAGAGAGTATCTTATTGGAGTTCCGGTGATGGCATGGATCTGGCTGGCGATAGCGTTAGTCGTTGCATTGTTCTTGGGAAAGACGATAATGGGAAGATTTATACGCGGCATTGGAGGTAACAAGGAAGCGGTCAGGTTAGCGGGAATAAGCACTATTGTGAACGAGACTATGGCCTACACAATTTCTGGGCTGTTGTGTGGAGTTGCCGGTGTGGTCATGACTTCGAGATTGACGCTCGGAACGAATGTTATGGGCCAAGGTTGGGAGCTGATTGCAATTGCATCCGTAATGGTCGGCGGAGGAAACTTCATCGGCGGGATCGGATCGGTCGGCGGTACGGTAGTCGGGGTAATAATTCTCGGCTTGATCGGGAATATTATGAATCTGCTCG
- a CDS encoding sugar ABC transporter substrate-binding protein — MRCRPLCSEKRSSVLRRQYEPRRRLCYVGIDNFAIARAIGRFVADFMGGEAKIVYVRSTATDTGCPALRFGGIMGGISDQGQIKGYDIIDERQAVVDVGESEGMLQMEELLAANPKIDVVIAHHDAQGLGALTAIRNAGRTDVKLIVGFDGELRMLEEIKAAENGKNGPALATGLNSPTMIAEICMQQINETLQGIAVRDCYYIPVVGISYDNVDEYMSYGF, encoded by the coding sequence ATCCGTTGCAGACCTTTGTGCTCGGAAAAACGTTCCTCTGTTCTGCGTAGACAATACGAGCCCCGGCGAAGGTTATGTTACGTCGGTATAGACAACTTCGCAATTGCGAGGGCAATAGGCAGATTCGTAGCCGATTTCATGGGCGGGGAAGCGAAGATAGTTTATGTCAGAAGCACGGCAACAGATACCGGTTGTCCGGCACTGAGATTTGGCGGAATAATGGGTGGAATTTCCGACCAGGGGCAGATCAAGGGATACGATATAATCGACGAGAGGCAGGCCGTTGTGGACGTTGGCGAATCAGAAGGCATGCTTCAGATGGAAGAACTTCTAGCAGCCAATCCCAAGATTGACGTCGTAATCGCCCATCACGATGCGCAGGGACTCGGAGCACTTACAGCTATTAGAAATGCCGGCAGAACAGATGTTAAACTGATTGTGGGATTCGACGGCGAACTGAGAATGCTCGAAGAAATCAAGGCAGCAGAGAACGGCAAGAATGGACCCGCTCTAGCGACCGGTTTGAACAGCCCCACGATGATTGCTGAAATTTGTATGCAGCAGATTAACGAAACACTTCAGGGAATTGCAGTAAGGGATTGCTATTATATCCCCGTGGTCGGAATTTCTTACGATAACGTCGATGAATACATGAGCTACGGATTCTGA